One genomic window of Salmo salar chromosome ssa12, Ssal_v3.1, whole genome shotgun sequence includes the following:
- the LOC106564414 gene encoding centromere protein O-like: MMARHTQLKDLLHAHHLIGGYDVLQTRKGKGVCVSLATAYEGVYLETYNLEIDLGSNLRICRHNIPPFIPLERLVTQGNMQTDIRDFLDTLSQYLNAYAGRKQQLHLTKEIHSSVQVAESNALCTILVLMFTIPGEKAEATLCTLQYADHTRLPTRVNIESEDTALVSSPQWKKNQALLLGTPLHTALVTMKKNGNIA; the protein is encoded by the coding sequence ATGATGGCCAGACACACACAACTGAAGGACCTGCTTCATGCTCACCATCTTATAGGTGGGTATGATGTCCTCCAGACTCGTAAAGGTAAAGGAGTGTGTGTCTCGTTGGCCACTGCATACGAAGGCGTCTACCTTGAGACATATAACCTGGAGATAGATCTGGGATCTAATCTGAGGATCTGCCGGCATAACATCCCTCCGTTCATCCCCTTGGAGAGGCTTGTTACGCAGGGCAACATGCAGACAGACATCAGGGACTTCCTGGACACCCTCAGCCAGTATCTCAATGCCTACGCTGGCCGCAAGCAGCAGCTACACCTCACCAAGGAGATCCATAGCTCTGTTCAGGTGGCGGAAAGTAATGCTCTCTGCACTATACTGGTGCTGATGTTCACTATACCAGGAGAGAAGGCTGAGGCTACACTGTGTACACTGCAGTATGCTGACCACACACGCCTGCCCACCCGGGTTAACATAGAGTCTGAAGACACTGCGCTGGTGAGTTCTCCACAATGGAAGAAGAACCAAGCCCTACTCCTGGGGACTCCATTACACACAGCCTTGGTGACCATGAAGAAGAATGGCAATATCGCTTAA
- the LOC106564402 gene encoding gastrula zinc finger protein XlCGF17.1-like — protein MCFWARSKRVRVLEAGERRDYQQHDADKAAKSLSTLEHLKKHPRRSTGKRTHCCSDCGKRFTSSAGIKIHQRIHTGEKSFSCTQCGKSFTRSTSLISHQRTHTGEKSFSCSDCGKSFVFSGQLKSHQRTHTGEKPYSCDECGKSFVSSGLLTVHQRIHTGEKLYSCTQCGKSFTHSTSLISHQRTHTGEKPYSCDECGKIFTTSSHLKIHQRTHTGEKSYSCDQCGKSFVQSGNLTVHQRTHTGEKSFSCDQCGKSFVTSSVLTVHQRTHTGEKPYSCNQCGKSFVSSSGLTVHQRTHTGEKPYSCDQCGKSFVQSGNLTVHQRTHTGEKSHSCDQR, from the exons ATGTGtttttgggctcgttccaagagggtgagagttctagaagctg gagagagacgtgactaccaacaacatgatgctgacaagGCAGCGAAGAGTCTCTCCACgttagaacacctcaagaaacacccgcggagatccacagggaagagaactcactgctgctctgactgtgggaagagattcacctcctcagcaggcattaaaattcatcagagaatccacacaggagagaaatcttttagctgtactcaatgtgggaagagttttactcggtcaaccagcctgatatcacaccagagaacacacacaggagagaaatcttttagctgctctgactgtggaaaaagtTTTGTTTTCTCAGGACAATtaaaatcacaccagagaacacacacaggagagaaaccctatagctgtgatgaatgtgggaagagttttgtttcatctggccttctgactgtacaccagagaatacacacaggagagaaattgtatagctgtactcaatgtgggaagagttttactcattcaaccagcctgatatcacaccagagaacacacacaggagagaaaccgtatagttgtgatgaatgtgggaagattTTTACTACGTCTAGCCATCTGaagatacaccagagaacacacacaggagagaaatcttatagctgtgatcaatgtgggaagagttttgttcaatctggcaatctgacagtacaccagagaacacacacaggagagaagtcttttagctgtgatcaatgtgggaagagttttgttacatctagcgttctgacagtacaccagagaacacacacaggagagaaaccttatagctgtaatcaatgtgggaagagttttgtttcatctagcggcctgacagtacaccagagaacacacacaggagagaaaccttatagctgtgatcaatgtgggaagagttttgttcaatctggcaatctgacagtacaccagagaacacacacaggagagaaatctcatagctgtgaccagagataa